From a single Cyclobacterium marinum DSM 745 genomic region:
- a CDS encoding NAD-dependent epimerase/dehydratase family protein: MNQTSSILITGATGFVGQNLCDYLKAKGKEDIVSLSRSNAVKGKEKTLTYDQFFAENSFSAAHYVHLAGKAHDLKNTSDDQAYYDVNYGLTKKLFDKFLSDPYAKNFVFISSVKACADEVDGWLTEDSPCKPITAYGKSKLQAEEYILANLPKDKQVYILRPCMIHGPGNKGNLNLLFAFAKKGLPFPLAAFENQRSFLSVENLCWVIEKLISRDILSGVYQVADKGTFSTNDLIGLMADSLGKKARLWAIPATLISACAKVGDKLHLPLTSERLKKLTESYKVSNQKIVSSIGEPMPISAKDGLKKTFKAFI; this comes from the coding sequence ATGAACCAAACTTCTTCTATTCTAATTACCGGTGCTACCGGTTTCGTTGGTCAAAACCTTTGTGATTATTTAAAAGCCAAAGGTAAGGAGGACATTGTTTCTCTTTCAAGAAGTAATGCTGTTAAAGGAAAGGAAAAGACATTGACTTATGATCAGTTTTTCGCTGAAAATTCGTTTTCAGCAGCTCATTATGTACACTTGGCCGGTAAGGCTCATGACCTAAAAAATACAAGCGATGATCAGGCTTATTACGATGTTAATTATGGTTTGACTAAAAAATTATTTGATAAATTTTTGTCAGATCCCTACGCCAAGAATTTTGTTTTTATCAGCTCGGTTAAGGCATGTGCGGATGAAGTTGATGGGTGGCTAACTGAAGATAGTCCCTGTAAGCCCATTACAGCCTATGGAAAATCAAAGCTTCAAGCCGAAGAATATATTTTAGCAAATCTTCCCAAAGACAAGCAAGTTTACATTCTCCGCCCTTGCATGATTCATGGCCCGGGAAACAAAGGTAACCTTAATTTACTTTTTGCCTTTGCCAAAAAAGGGTTGCCTTTTCCTCTGGCGGCTTTTGAAAATCAACGGTCTTTCTTGTCAGTAGAAAACCTGTGCTGGGTAATTGAAAAATTAATAAGCCGAGACATTCTTTCCGGTGTTTATCAAGTGGCAGATAAAGGTACCTTTTCAACCAATGATTTGATTGGATTAATGGCAGATTCTTTAGGGAAAAAAGCAAGGCTTTGGGCCATACCGGCTACCTTAATTTCTGCTTGTGCAAAGGTAGGGGACAAGCTGCATTTACCCCTAACTTCCGAACGTCTGAAAAAACTGACAGAATCCTATAAAGTATCCAATCAGAAGATTGTCAGCAGTATAGGAGAGCCTATGCCTATCAGTGCTAAAGACGGTTTGAAAAAAACTTTTAAGGCTTTTATCTAA
- a CDS encoding MraY family glycosyltransferase has translation MYYFIVFLLLLVAQLLYFIIAKKFSIIDKPNERSSHTKPTIRGGGVIFVLAVLLAWIMGVASWPLALGIVLVGAVSMVDDIRPLHQLPRISVHLLATGLLIYDISQGTSLGLWIPVLFFLLIGWTNLFNFMDGINGITVLYALVALFTFYQLPELEGDQELVALVGISALVFAWFNVRKKAKTFAGDVGSISMAMVLGYLMIKVIFITQNPFYLFFFSLYGIDACMTIFIRLSKKENIFNPHRTHLYQYLANEKGFSHLSISFAYAVLQLLINMLWIYGIGLSEIHWLAGLLFVVILVPLYFVLRRFAQPVENNLKTS, from the coding sequence ATGTACTATTTCATCGTTTTTCTATTGCTTTTAGTTGCCCAACTGTTGTACTTTATTATTGCTAAGAAGTTTAGCATTATAGATAAACCCAATGAACGCTCTTCTCATACAAAACCTACCATTAGAGGGGGGGGAGTGATTTTTGTTTTGGCAGTATTGCTTGCTTGGATCATGGGTGTGGCAAGCTGGCCTTTGGCTTTGGGAATTGTTCTTGTAGGAGCCGTAAGTATGGTGGACGATATTCGCCCATTGCATCAATTGCCTCGAATTTCTGTGCATTTATTGGCTACGGGACTCTTGATTTATGACATCAGTCAAGGAACCTCCTTGGGTTTATGGATTCCCGTCCTGTTTTTTCTATTGATAGGTTGGACCAACTTATTCAATTTTATGGATGGGATTAATGGAATTACTGTATTGTATGCCTTGGTGGCTTTATTCACTTTTTATCAGCTTCCCGAGCTAGAAGGGGATCAGGAATTGGTTGCCCTTGTAGGCATTTCGGCTTTGGTTTTTGCTTGGTTTAATGTCCGGAAGAAAGCCAAAACCTTTGCGGGTGATGTAGGTAGTATCAGCATGGCCATGGTGTTGGGTTATCTTATGATTAAGGTCATATTTATTACCCAAAATCCGTTTTACCTGTTCTTCTTCAGTCTATACGGAATAGATGCTTGTATGACCATTTTTATAAGGTTGTCCAAGAAAGAAAATATTTTCAATCCACACCGTACTCACCTGTATCAGTACTTGGCCAACGAAAAAGGTTTTTCTCATTTGTCCATTTCTTTTGCCTATGCAGTCCTGCAACTGCTAATCAATATGCTTTGGATTTATGGGATAGGATTGTCAGAAATTCACTGGCTTGCCGGATTGCTTTTTGTAGTTATTTTGGTCCCTCTTTACTTCGTTTTAAGGAGATTTGCACAACCAGTAGAAAATAATTTGAAAACATCGTAA
- a CDS encoding DegT/DnrJ/EryC1/StrS family aminotransferase yields the protein MTNKTGKIYLSSPQFTGEEIEFVNEAIAQEDIATNGVFIRQFEEQLENRFNSPYAVALNSGTSAIHLSLHLLRVGTGDEVICQSFTYIATTNPILYLGGTPIFVDSEKDTWNMCPLSLEHAIKNRLAKGKKPKAIIVVNLFGMPANWPEISRISRKYDIPVLEDAAESVGSKIGDRFTGTFGDLAIYSFNGNKIISTGGGGALLTNNRFWDKNARYLSTQAKLDFPYFEHMEMGFNYKMNNLSAGIGLAQLAVLDERIERRRGIYDYYKKHLEMLPGISFLKEPQGYFSNRWLTTMVLDPSMTGFQASDLRELLLSEGIESRFLWKPMHLQPMYRSASFFGSETAEKLFIDGICLPSGSGLSNEQLNRVIHVVFRLHKEVAWNAEKSV from the coding sequence ATGACCAACAAAACAGGTAAAATTTATTTGTCATCTCCTCAATTTACCGGTGAAGAAATTGAGTTTGTGAATGAGGCGATAGCTCAGGAAGATATTGCAACGAATGGGGTTTTTATAAGGCAATTCGAGGAACAGCTAGAAAATAGATTCAATTCACCCTATGCAGTAGCCCTTAATTCCGGGACCTCTGCTATCCATCTTTCCTTACACCTGCTGAGGGTAGGGACCGGAGATGAGGTGATCTGCCAATCCTTCACTTATATTGCTACCACCAATCCAATTTTGTATTTGGGGGGAACTCCCATCTTTGTAGACAGTGAAAAGGATACTTGGAACATGTGTCCCCTAAGTCTTGAGCATGCCATAAAAAACAGGCTGGCCAAAGGCAAAAAACCCAAAGCCATTATCGTAGTAAATCTTTTTGGCATGCCGGCCAATTGGCCAGAAATATCTCGAATTTCTCGGAAATATGACATTCCTGTATTAGAGGATGCCGCTGAATCAGTAGGCTCCAAAATAGGAGACCGATTTACAGGTACTTTTGGAGATTTGGCTATTTACTCCTTCAATGGAAATAAAATCATCTCAACAGGGGGAGGGGGAGCACTTTTGACAAATAATAGATTCTGGGATAAAAATGCCCGTTACCTTTCTACCCAAGCTAAATTGGATTTTCCCTATTTCGAACATATGGAAATGGGATTTAATTATAAAATGAATAACCTCTCTGCCGGTATTGGTTTGGCCCAATTGGCAGTTTTGGACGAAAGAATTGAGCGAAGAAGAGGTATTTACGATTACTATAAAAAGCATTTAGAAATGCTTCCCGGCATTTCATTTTTAAAAGAACCACAAGGTTATTTTTCCAATAGATGGTTGACCACCATGGTACTTGATCCTTCCATGACAGGTTTTCAGGCAAGTGATTTGAGGGAATTGCTTTTATCCGAAGGGATTGAGTCTAGGTTTTTGTGGAAACCGATGCATTTGCAACCCATGTACAGGAGCGCCTCTTTTTTTGGAAGTGAAACTGCAGAAAAATTGTTTATCGATGGAATTTGCTTGCCAAGTGGTTCCGGTTTATCCAATGAACAATTGAACAGGGTGATACATGTTGTTTTCAGGTTGCACAAGGAGGTGGCCTGGAACGCCGAGAAATCTGTTTAA
- a CDS encoding sugar transferase — protein MSKRIFDLFVSFVLLVFFLPVMLVIALLLLWEYQGNILFIQPRSGKKGKPFKLFKFKTMADQFGKDGLPLPDELRLTPIGRALRNTSLDELPQLINVLKGEMSLVGPRPLLPEYLPLYSEEQSKRHDVLPGITGLAQVRGRNSIDWPTKFKYDVWYVRNQHFLLDLKIMFLTLKPLLFRENIDFQSDVSMKKFTGS, from the coding sequence ATGAGCAAGCGAATTTTTGACCTTTTCGTTTCTTTTGTTTTACTTGTATTTTTTTTACCGGTTATGCTGGTTATCGCTCTATTACTCCTTTGGGAATATCAAGGCAATATTTTATTCATCCAACCACGATCAGGGAAAAAGGGGAAACCATTTAAATTGTTCAAATTTAAAACCATGGCAGACCAATTTGGTAAAGATGGATTACCTTTGCCCGATGAGTTGCGATTAACCCCAATTGGGAGAGCACTTAGAAATACTTCGCTTGATGAATTGCCGCAATTGATCAATGTGCTTAAAGGAGAGATGAGTCTGGTAGGTCCCAGGCCTTTACTTCCGGAATACTTGCCCTTGTACTCTGAGGAGCAAAGTAAAAGACATGATGTTTTGCCCGGAATTACCGGCTTGGCACAGGTTAGAGGAAGGAATAGTATTGATTGGCCGACCAAATTCAAATATGATGTTTGGTATGTTAGGAATCAGCATTTTTTGCTGGACTTAAAAATTATGTTCTTGACCCTAAAGCCTTTGCTCTTTCGTGAAAATATAGATTTTCAAAGCGACGTAAGCATGAAAAAATTTACCGGATCATAA
- a CDS encoding acetyltransferase → MYIFGASGHARAIIDILDPKVKISGIFDDNSKIEEILGFPVSGPVPDNFKFDAPLFIAIGNNEGRKFLFEKFSPRTNFGTIVHESAIISRYTSIAEGTVVMEGAIVKVNSHIGKQVIVNTGASVDHDCEVGDFVHIAPQATLCGGALIGEGTIVGANSTILPGVKVGKWCTIAAGAVISRNLPDGAVQKGYG, encoded by the coding sequence ATGTATATATTTGGAGCTTCAGGGCATGCTAGAGCCATTATTGATATATTGGACCCTAAAGTTAAAATCTCTGGAATATTTGATGACAATTCCAAAATTGAAGAAATTCTAGGCTTTCCTGTAAGCGGACCTGTTCCGGATAATTTCAAATTTGATGCGCCTTTGTTTATTGCGATAGGCAATAATGAAGGAAGAAAATTTTTGTTTGAGAAATTCAGTCCCAGAACCAACTTTGGTACCATTGTCCATGAATCTGCCATAATTAGCCGGTATACTTCCATTGCAGAAGGGACAGTTGTTATGGAAGGAGCCATAGTGAAGGTAAATAGCCATATTGGCAAGCAAGTGATTGTGAATACCGGTGCTTCGGTAGATCATGATTGCGAGGTTGGAGACTTTGTTCATATTGCCCCACAGGCGACCCTATGTGGGGGAGCTCTAATCGGAGAAGGCACCATTGTAGGGGCAAATAGCACGATCCTTCCCGGTGTGAAAGTTGGGAAATGGTGTACGATAGCTGCCGGAGCGGTGATTAGCAGAAATCTTCCTGATGGAGCTGTTCAAAAAGGTTACGGTTAA